Proteins encoded by one window of uncultured Bacteroides sp.:
- the atpC gene encoding ATP synthase F1 subunit epsilon, which produces MKLEILSPERSLYIGEVDVVTLPGTLGRFTVLQDHAPLVSSLKEGTIRIKPYEGEEKELSIKGGFVEVKQNVVSVCVEK; this is translated from the coding sequence ATGAAATTAGAAATATTATCACCGGAACGGTCCCTATACATTGGTGAAGTAGACGTTGTAACCTTGCCGGGTACGCTCGGAAGGTTTACAGTACTACAAGACCATGCCCCGCTAGTTTCTTCCTTAAAGGAGGGAACTATAAGGATAAAACCTTATGAGGGAGAAGAAAAGGAACTGTCCATTAAAGGAGGATTTGTAGAAGTCAAGCAGAACGTTGTTTCTGTTTGCGTGGAAAAATAG
- the atpD gene encoding F0F1 ATP synthase subunit beta, whose amino-acid sequence MSQIVGHISQVIGPVVDVFFESMGEKIQLPSIHDAMEIKRSNGKTLIVEVQQHIGENTVRSVAMDSTDGLQRGLEAVSLGKPITMPVGDQVKGRLMNVIGEAVDGMEKLDMTGSYPIHREPPKFDELTTSREVLFTGIKVIDLLEPYAKGGKIGLFGGAGVGKTVLIMELINNIAKKGNGFSVFAGVGERTREGNDLLREMIESGVIRYGEEFKKSMAEGNWDLSLVDKEEMAKSQATLVYGQMNEPPGARASVALSGLTVAESFRDSGAADGVQKDILLFIDNIFRFTQAGSEVSALLGRMPSAVGYQPTLATEMGVMQERITSTKNGSITSVQAVYVPADDLTDPAPATTFSHLDATTVLSRKITELGIYPAVDPLESTSRILDPLVVGQEHYDTAQRVKQILQRNKELQDIIAILGMEELSDEDRQTVNRARRVQRFLSQPFTVAEQFTGVKGVMVSIEDTIKGFNMIMDGDVDYLPESSFLNVGTIEEAIEKGKKLLDQAK is encoded by the coding sequence ATGTCACAAATTGTAGGGCATATCTCACAAGTAATCGGTCCGGTAGTGGATGTGTTCTTTGAGAGTATGGGTGAAAAGATACAGTTGCCAAGCATTCACGATGCTATGGAAATTAAGCGTTCCAATGGTAAGACGCTTATCGTTGAAGTTCAACAGCATATTGGTGAAAATACAGTTCGTTCGGTTGCTATGGATAGTACGGATGGATTACAAAGAGGTCTGGAAGCAGTATCTTTGGGAAAACCAATCACAATGCCTGTTGGAGATCAGGTGAAAGGACGCTTGATGAACGTAATTGGAGAGGCTGTTGATGGTATGGAAAAACTGGATATGACTGGTTCGTATCCTATTCATCGCGAACCTCCTAAATTTGATGAATTAACAACTTCCAGAGAAGTATTATTCACCGGAATCAAGGTTATTGACCTTTTGGAACCTTATGCTAAAGGTGGTAAGATTGGTTTGTTTGGTGGTGCCGGTGTAGGTAAAACCGTACTTATCATGGAGTTGATCAATAACATTGCCAAGAAAGGAAATGGTTTCTCTGTATTTGCCGGTGTTGGTGAACGTACACGTGAAGGTAATGACTTGCTTCGTGAAATGATCGAGTCTGGTGTTATTCGCTATGGTGAAGAGTTTAAAAAATCAATGGCCGAAGGCAATTGGGATCTATCTTTAGTTGATAAAGAAGAGATGGCTAAGTCTCAGGCTACATTGGTGTATGGTCAGATGAATGAACCTCCTGGTGCACGTGCTTCTGTTGCTCTTTCCGGATTAACGGTTGCTGAGTCTTTCCGTGATTCAGGTGCTGCTGATGGAGTTCAAAAAGATATATTGTTATTTATCGATAATATTTTCCGTTTTACTCAGGCTGGTTCTGAGGTATCTGCTTTGTTGGGACGTATGCCTTCTGCTGTAGGATACCAACCTACATTGGCTACTGAAATGGGTGTGATGCAGGAACGTATTACTTCTACAAAGAATGGTTCTATCACTTCTGTTCAGGCTGTTTATGTGCCTGCTGATGACTTGACCGACCCTGCTCCGGCAACTACTTTCTCTCACTTGGATGCAACTACCGTACTTAGCCGTAAGATTACTGAGCTTGGTATTTATCCGGCTGTAGATCCATTGGAATCTACTTCTCGTATATTGGATCCACTTGTAGTTGGTCAGGAACATTATGATACAGCTCAACGAGTAAAACAGATTCTTCAACGTAATAAAGAACTACAGGATATTATTGCTATCCTTGGTATGGAAGAGCTATCAGACGAAGACCGTCAGACAGTAAACCGTGCTCGTCGTGTGCAGCGTTTCTTGTCTCAGCCATTTACAGTGGCAGAACAGTTTACAGGTGTTAAGGGTGTGATGGTTTCTATCGAAGACACAATTAAAGGATTTAATATGATTATGGATGGTGACGTAGATTACCTTCCGGAATCATCTTTCCTGAATGTGGGTACAATTGAAGAAGCCATTGAAAAAGGAAAGAAGCTGTTGGATCAAGCAAAATAA